Proteins from one Hyperolius riggenbachi isolate aHypRig1 chromosome 2, aHypRig1.pri, whole genome shotgun sequence genomic window:
- the SKA2 gene encoding spindle and kinetochore-associated protein 2, producing METAVNKLEALFQKAESDLDYIEQKLEFEIRKSLPEESTTQDNPTKLLEQLASVKSRFKSLSTQLDKIASDQQKSVDGIQQTIANTLKMVQLLQQQTDLQVPPFTEEERQALHQFETLALKGVNL from the exons ATGGAGACAGCAGTCAATAAGCTGGAGGCTCTG TTCCAAAAAGCCGAATCTGACTTGGATTACATTGAACAAAAGCTTGAGTTTGAAATAAGGAAAAGCCTGCCGGAAGAATCCACAACACAG GATAACCCTACAAAGCTGCTGGAGCAGCTGGCCAGTGTCAAGTCACGGTTTAAATCTTTATCTACACAACTGGACAagattgcaagtgaccagcagaagTCTGTTGATGGCATTCAGCAAACCATTGCAAATACACTCAAAATGGTGCAGCTCTTGCAGCAACAAACAGATCTTCAG gtaCCACCTTTCACAGAGGAGGAACGTCAGGCTTTGCACCAATTTGAGACTCTAGCATTGAAGGGTGTAAACTTATAA